A window of Actinopolymorpha sp. NPDC004070 contains these coding sequences:
- the fmt gene encoding methionyl-tRNA formyltransferase, with product MRLLFAGTPEAAVPALEAILAGRHEVAAVLTRPDAPSGRGRKLHPSPVAERARAAGIEVLTPKSAKDPAFAERLREIAPDACPVVAYGGLLPASVLDIPRHGWINLHFSVLPAWRGAAPVQHAIRAGDDVTGASTFQIVEELDAGPVYGVLTEPIGPTDTAGDLLDRLASSGARLLADTLDGIAAGTLVARPQPTDGVTYARKVDVDDVRVDWKAPAFAVDRLVRSATPAPGAWTTFRDERLKLGPVTVVPDAEVLPPGQLRAEKSRVLVGTGSVPVALGEVRPPGKQAMAAADWARGVRPDAEETLT from the coding sequence ATGCGGTTGCTGTTCGCGGGTACGCCCGAGGCGGCGGTGCCCGCCCTGGAGGCGATCCTTGCCGGCCGACACGAGGTCGCCGCCGTACTGACCCGGCCGGACGCACCCTCGGGCCGGGGGCGCAAGCTGCATCCGTCGCCGGTGGCCGAACGCGCCCGCGCCGCCGGGATCGAGGTGCTCACTCCGAAGTCCGCGAAGGACCCGGCGTTCGCCGAACGCCTGCGCGAGATCGCCCCCGACGCCTGCCCGGTGGTGGCCTACGGTGGACTGCTCCCGGCGAGCGTGCTGGACATCCCCCGGCACGGCTGGATCAACCTGCACTTCTCGGTGCTGCCGGCCTGGCGCGGTGCGGCGCCGGTGCAGCACGCGATCCGCGCCGGTGACGACGTCACCGGGGCGTCGACGTTCCAGATCGTGGAGGAGCTGGACGCGGGCCCGGTGTACGGCGTGCTCACCGAGCCGATCGGCCCGACCGACACCGCGGGCGACCTGCTCGACCGGCTGGCCAGCAGCGGCGCCCGGCTGCTGGCCGACACCCTGGACGGCATCGCCGCGGGCACGCTGGTGGCCCGGCCCCAGCCCACCGACGGCGTGACGTACGCGCGCAAGGTCGACGTGGACGACGTACGCGTGGACTGGAAGGCGCCCGCGTTCGCCGTCGACCGGCTGGTCCGCTCGGCCACACCCGCCCCCGGCGCGTGGACGACGTTCCGCGACGAACGCCTCAAACTCGGCCCGGTCACCGTCGTCCCGGACGCCGAGGTGCTGCCGCCCGGGCAGCTCCGAGCGGAGAAGTCCAGGGTTCTCGTCGGCACCGGCAGCGTTCCGGTGGCGCTCGGTGAGGTACGCCCGCCGGGCAAGCAGGCGATGGCGGCGGCCGACTGGGCGCGCGGCGTGCGGCCCGATGCCGAGGAGACGCTCACCTGA
- a CDS encoding Rv2578c family radical SAM protein encodes MRWESQRLAGGTGGGAGQPAELALFGLDACARTFDTPEFRGMTFYEIHAKSLLNKVPSAARVPFDWTINPYRGCGHACVYCFARRTHEYLDLDAGHDFDTKVIVKVNAAAVLRRELARPSWRGEPVAMGTNVDCYQRAEGRYALMPEIIAALRDAGNPFSILTKGTLLLRDLDLLREAAQVTDVGLSVSVGSVDADLWRRVEPGTPSPQARLRMVRTLTDAGFRVGVLMAPILPHLGDAPDRLEETVRAIAASGASSLTPIVLHLRPGAREWYHQWLGREHPELVPVYRDLYGAGSYAPAAYRKRIAATVAMLARRHGVGTERDSRQNAPQRRTLPS; translated from the coding sequence GTGAGATGGGAGAGCCAACGACTCGCGGGCGGCACCGGCGGGGGAGCCGGCCAGCCGGCCGAGCTGGCGTTGTTCGGGCTGGACGCGTGCGCCCGCACGTTCGACACCCCGGAGTTCCGGGGCATGACTTTCTACGAGATCCATGCCAAGTCGCTGCTGAACAAGGTGCCCTCGGCGGCCCGGGTGCCCTTCGACTGGACGATCAACCCCTACCGCGGCTGCGGGCACGCCTGCGTCTACTGCTTCGCTCGGCGCACCCACGAGTACCTCGACCTCGACGCCGGACACGACTTCGACACCAAGGTGATCGTCAAGGTCAACGCCGCGGCGGTGCTGCGCCGTGAGCTTGCCCGGCCGAGCTGGCGGGGGGAGCCGGTGGCGATGGGCACCAACGTCGACTGTTACCAGCGGGCCGAGGGCAGGTACGCCCTGATGCCCGAGATCATCGCCGCGCTGCGGGACGCGGGCAACCCGTTCTCCATCCTCACCAAGGGCACGCTGCTGCTGCGCGATCTGGACCTGCTGCGCGAGGCCGCGCAGGTGACCGACGTGGGGCTGAGCGTCTCGGTGGGTTCGGTCGACGCCGACCTGTGGCGACGGGTGGAGCCGGGGACGCCCAGCCCGCAGGCGCGGCTGCGGATGGTCCGGACACTGACCGACGCGGGCTTTCGGGTCGGCGTGCTGATGGCGCCGATCCTGCCGCACCTCGGCGACGCGCCGGACCGGCTGGAGGAGACCGTACGCGCGATCGCCGCGTCGGGGGCGAGCAGTCTCACTCCCATCGTGTTGCACCTGCGGCCCGGCGCCCGGGAGTGGTATCACCAGTGGCTCGGCCGGGAGCATCCCGAACTGGTGCCCGTCTACCGGGACCTCTACGGCGCCGGTTCCTATGCTCCGGCGGCCTACCGGAAGCGGATCGCCGCGACCGTCGCAATGCTCGCCCGACGCCACGGAGTGGGCACAGAACGCGATTCTCGTCAAAACGCACCCCAGAGGCGCACCCTGCCCAGCTGA
- a CDS encoding primosomal protein N', with protein MTEDDTGQLALVRGKVRKPRATSPQQPAPELPVARVLVDVPLAHLDRPFDYLVPERMHATCVPGARVRVRFAGQDLDGFVLERVAESDHRGRLAPLRRVVSAEPVLAPEIARLARRVADRYAGTLADVLRLAVPPRHARVECAAAKPASDSAPGSDPESAPDSAPESSDKVPSARPADAVRPGPWGAYQTGVAFLEALRRGDAPRAVWTAVPGEDWPTALAHAAAATLDGGRGVLVVVPDQRDVARLDAAFGEVLGPDRHVVLTADLGPAERYRRFLAARRGSVRCVVGTRSAAFAPVADLGLVTCWDDGDDLHAEPRAPYPHVREVLLLRAHESGCAALLGGFACTAEGAHLLATGWARPLAPERAVVRDRGPRVVVAGDNDTDLARDPAARAVRLPHRAFEQARAALGSGPVLVQVPRSGYLPALACQTCRGPARCVTCSGPLQLGSAGAPPSCGWCGRPAVSWRCPTCGGGRLRAPVVGAGRTAEELGRAFPRVPVRTSGGSRVLSTVGAEPALVVATPGAEPVAEGGYSGALLLDSWLALARADLRAGEEALRRWFNAAALVRPARAGGSVVVVGDPGSPAIQALVRWSPQDQADRELAEREAARFPPAARLATLTGAPDAVRDLAGLVELPPGTEVLGPVPQAGEDEVVRLVLRVRWADGARLSAALKAAQAVRSARKAPGPVRVQVDPAVLG; from the coding sequence GTGACCGAGGACGACACAGGCCAGCTGGCGCTGGTGCGGGGGAAGGTGCGCAAGCCGCGCGCCACGAGTCCGCAGCAGCCGGCTCCGGAGCTCCCGGTCGCGCGCGTGCTGGTCGACGTGCCGCTGGCGCACCTCGACCGGCCCTTCGACTACCTCGTGCCCGAGCGGATGCACGCCACCTGCGTGCCCGGGGCCCGGGTCCGGGTCCGGTTCGCCGGGCAGGACCTCGACGGTTTCGTGCTCGAGCGGGTGGCCGAGTCCGACCATCGCGGCCGGTTGGCGCCGCTGCGCCGGGTGGTGTCCGCCGAGCCGGTGCTCGCCCCCGAGATCGCCCGGCTGGCTCGCCGGGTTGCCGACCGTTACGCCGGCACGCTCGCCGACGTCCTCCGGCTGGCCGTGCCGCCGCGGCATGCGCGGGTGGAGTGCGCCGCCGCCAAACCCGCATCGGATTCCGCTCCCGGATCGGACCCGGAGTCCGCTCCGGATTCCGCGCCGGAGTCCTCCGACAAGGTCCCGTCCGCTCGCCCGGCCGACGCCGTGCGGCCCGGACCGTGGGGCGCCTACCAGACCGGCGTCGCCTTTCTGGAGGCTCTGCGCCGGGGCGACGCGCCGCGCGCGGTCTGGACCGCCGTACCCGGCGAGGACTGGCCGACCGCACTCGCCCACGCCGCCGCCGCGACCCTCGACGGCGGCCGTGGAGTGCTGGTGGTGGTCCCCGACCAGCGCGACGTGGCCCGGCTGGACGCCGCGTTCGGCGAGGTGCTCGGCCCCGACCGGCACGTCGTCCTGACCGCCGATCTCGGTCCGGCCGAGCGCTACCGCCGTTTCCTGGCCGCCCGACGCGGCAGCGTGCGGTGTGTCGTCGGCACCCGGTCGGCGGCCTTCGCGCCGGTCGCCGACCTCGGCCTGGTCACCTGCTGGGACGACGGCGACGACCTGCATGCCGAGCCGCGCGCGCCCTACCCGCACGTGCGCGAGGTCTTGTTGCTGCGGGCGCACGAGTCCGGGTGCGCGGCGCTGCTCGGCGGGTTCGCGTGCACGGCCGAAGGCGCTCACCTGCTGGCCACCGGATGGGCGCGGCCACTGGCTCCGGAGCGCGCCGTCGTCCGCGACCGCGGGCCGCGGGTGGTGGTGGCCGGCGACAACGACACCGACCTCGCCCGCGACCCGGCGGCCCGCGCGGTACGCCTGCCGCACCGGGCGTTCGAGCAGGCCCGGGCCGCCCTGGGTTCCGGGCCGGTGCTGGTGCAGGTGCCCCGGTCCGGCTACCTCCCCGCGCTGGCCTGCCAGACCTGCCGGGGCCCGGCGCGGTGCGTGACCTGCTCCGGTCCGCTCCAGCTCGGCTCCGCCGGCGCACCCCCGAGCTGCGGATGGTGCGGCCGGCCCGCGGTGTCGTGGCGGTGCCCCACCTGCGGCGGCGGCCGGTTGCGTGCACCCGTGGTGGGTGCCGGGCGGACGGCCGAGGAGCTCGGCCGGGCGTTCCCGAGGGTTCCGGTGCGCACGTCCGGCGGCTCCCGCGTGCTGTCCACGGTCGGCGCCGAGCCCGCCCTGGTGGTGGCCACGCCGGGCGCGGAGCCGGTGGCCGAGGGCGGATACTCCGGTGCTCTGCTGCTGGACTCCTGGCTGGCACTGGCACGCGCGGACCTGCGGGCGGGGGAGGAGGCACTGCGCCGCTGGTTCAACGCCGCGGCGCTGGTCCGGCCGGCGCGTGCGGGCGGTTCGGTCGTCGTCGTCGGCGACCCCGGCTCCCCGGCGATCCAGGCGCTGGTCCGGTGGTCGCCGCAGGACCAGGCCGACCGCGAGCTCGCCGAACGCGAGGCCGCGAGGTTCCCGCCGGCCGCCCGGCTGGCCACTCTGACCGGTGCGCCGGACGCCGTTCGCGACCTGGCCGGGCTGGTGGAGCTCCCACCGGGCACCGAGGTGCTCGGCCCGGTGCCCCAGGCCGGCGAGGACGAGGTCGTCCGGCTCGTCCTGCGGGTCCGGTGGGCGGACGGCGCTCGCCTGTCCGCGGCGCTGAAGGCGGCCCAGGCGGTACGCAGCGCCCGCAAGGCGCCGGGCCCGGTCCGGGTCCAGGTCGACCCGGCCGTGCTCGGGTAG
- the rpe gene encoding ribulose-phosphate 3-epimerase: MGVQIAPSILSADFARLAQAAESVQAADWLHVDVMDNHFVPNLTLGLPVVESLLAATDLPIDCHLMIEDPDRWAPAYAEAGAGSVTFHVEAAHAPVRLARELRALGTRAGMALKPATPVDPYADLLGELDMLLVMTVEPGFGGQKFLDLCLPKIRRARELAGGRGLDLWLQVDGGVSAETIERCADAGADVFVAGSAVFGAEDPDRAVTHLRALAAEASKPVG; the protein is encoded by the coding sequence ATGGGCGTTCAGATAGCACCGAGCATCCTGTCGGCCGACTTCGCGCGGCTGGCCCAGGCGGCCGAGTCGGTCCAGGCGGCCGACTGGCTGCACGTCGACGTGATGGACAACCACTTCGTCCCCAACCTCACGCTGGGACTTCCGGTGGTGGAGTCGCTGCTCGCCGCGACGGACCTGCCGATCGACTGCCACCTGATGATCGAGGACCCCGACCGCTGGGCACCCGCGTACGCCGAGGCCGGAGCGGGCAGCGTGACCTTCCACGTGGAGGCGGCGCACGCACCGGTACGCCTGGCCCGCGAGCTGCGCGCCCTGGGCACCCGTGCCGGGATGGCGCTGAAGCCGGCGACGCCGGTCGACCCGTACGCCGACCTGCTGGGCGAACTGGACATGCTGCTGGTGATGACGGTCGAGCCGGGGTTCGGCGGGCAGAAGTTCCTCGACCTGTGCCTGCCGAAGATCCGGCGCGCACGGGAGCTGGCCGGCGGGCGCGGGCTCGACCTGTGGCTTCAGGTGGACGGGGGAGTGTCGGCGGAGACCATCGAACGCTGCGCGGACGCCGGCGCCGACGTGTTCGTCGCGGGCTCTGCGGTCTTCGGCGCCGAGGATCCCGACAGGGCGGTCACCCACCTGCGTGCGCTGGCGGCGGAGGCGTCCAAACCGGTCGGGTAG
- a CDS encoding transcription antitermination factor NusB gives MSGGGGKSGGARRTGPAAGAGRRGGASTAGRRQPRPSGGSGESGGQRRGGIDPARLAAYDVVHAVSVRDAYANLVLPSSLRERGLSGRDAAFATELAHGTLRRGGYDDVLAHCVNRPLTKLDPEVRDVLRLGAHQILGMRVPAHAAVATSVDLARRVAGIGPSKFVNAVLRKVAARDLPGWQAELAPAYEQDPVGNLAAVHAHPRWVVEAFAAALGGSLAETAAVLAADNEPARVTLAAWPGRSSVADLRADGAEPGRWSPYAAVLTEGGDPHRIPAVAQGRAGVQDEGSQLVAAALAEAPLAGDGTTGGDGISGTGPDERWLDLCAGPGGKSALLAGLAGRRSAALLAAELQPHRADLVARALTPRGRRTRGVLGTVVADGTVPAWRPGTFDRVLVDAPCTGLGALRRRPEARWRRAAEDVAGLTPLQGRLLATALDSVRVGGVVAYVTCSPHLAETRDVVAGVLATRSDVERLDARPLLPGVPDLGDGPYVQLWPHRHGTDAMFLALLRRTDGDNGDGGTGGTGAAHQ, from the coding sequence ATGTCTGGAGGCGGCGGGAAATCAGGCGGCGCCCGGCGCACCGGGCCGGCCGCCGGGGCCGGCCGGCGAGGTGGAGCGAGCACCGCGGGCCGGCGGCAGCCGCGTCCTTCCGGTGGCTCGGGTGAGTCCGGCGGGCAGCGGCGTGGCGGGATCGATCCCGCCCGGCTGGCCGCCTACGACGTCGTGCACGCGGTGTCGGTCCGAGACGCCTACGCCAACCTCGTGCTGCCCTCGTCCCTGCGGGAGCGCGGCCTGTCGGGCCGTGACGCCGCCTTCGCCACCGAACTCGCCCACGGCACATTGCGGCGCGGCGGCTACGACGACGTGCTCGCCCACTGTGTCAACCGGCCCTTGACGAAGCTGGACCCGGAGGTCCGGGACGTCCTTCGCCTTGGTGCGCACCAGATTCTCGGCATGCGGGTGCCCGCGCACGCGGCGGTGGCGACCAGCGTCGACCTGGCCCGCAGGGTGGCCGGCATCGGCCCGTCGAAGTTCGTCAACGCCGTATTGCGGAAGGTGGCGGCCCGCGACCTGCCCGGCTGGCAGGCCGAGCTCGCCCCGGCGTACGAACAGGATCCGGTCGGCAACCTGGCCGCGGTGCACGCGCATCCGCGGTGGGTGGTGGAGGCGTTCGCGGCCGCGCTCGGCGGTTCGCTGGCCGAGACGGCCGCCGTGCTCGCGGCCGACAACGAGCCGGCCCGCGTGACGCTCGCGGCCTGGCCGGGCCGGTCGAGTGTGGCGGACCTTCGCGCCGACGGCGCCGAACCCGGCCGGTGGTCTCCGTACGCCGCCGTCCTGACCGAGGGCGGTGACCCGCACCGGATCCCGGCGGTGGCCCAGGGCCGCGCCGGCGTCCAGGACGAGGGCAGCCAACTCGTCGCGGCGGCGCTGGCGGAGGCGCCGCTGGCCGGCGACGGCACCACCGGCGGTGACGGGATCAGCGGCACCGGTCCGGACGAGCGATGGCTCGACCTGTGCGCCGGGCCCGGCGGCAAGTCCGCCCTGCTGGCGGGCCTGGCCGGACGGCGGTCGGCGGCGTTGCTGGCCGCCGAACTCCAGCCGCACCGGGCCGACCTGGTCGCCCGGGCACTGACCCCGCGCGGACGGCGCACCCGCGGCGTGCTCGGCACCGTGGTCGCGGACGGCACCGTCCCGGCCTGGCGGCCCGGCACCTTCGACCGGGTGCTCGTCGACGCGCCGTGCACCGGACTCGGTGCGCTGCGCCGCCGGCCGGAGGCGCGCTGGCGGCGGGCGGCCGAGGACGTCGCCGGGCTCACACCGCTGCAGGGCAGGCTCCTGGCCACCGCCCTGGACTCGGTGCGGGTGGGCGGCGTCGTCGCGTACGTCACCTGCTCACCGCACCTGGCGGAGACCCGGGACGTCGTGGCCGGCGTGCTGGCCACCCGCTCCGACGTGGAACGCCTGGACGCCCGCCCACTGCTGCCCGGCGTACCCGACCTCGGCGACGGCCCGTACGTACAGCTGTGGCCGCACCGGCACGGCACGGACGCGATGTTCCTCGCCCTGCTGCGACGCACCGACGGTGACAACGGCGACGGCGGCACCGGCGGCACCGGCGCAGCGCACCAGTAG
- a CDS encoding cupin domain-containing protein produces MTFPEYDHSDVQYPTPRYAGTGGEVSATYRPADHPPEFTYRSGGSVHYLSTGASTNGEFGLYRWEMGPDPSGPSEHFHRSISESFYILAGSVRIFDGSRWLDTEPGDYVHVPEGGIHAFRNESGEPASMLLHFAPGAPREGYFEGLPDLSKTDQAERAAFFLRHDTFWV; encoded by the coding sequence ATGACCTTTCCCGAGTACGACCACTCCGACGTGCAGTACCCCACGCCCCGCTACGCCGGCACCGGCGGCGAGGTCAGCGCGACCTACCGCCCGGCGGACCACCCGCCGGAGTTCACCTACCGATCGGGCGGCAGCGTCCACTACCTGTCCACCGGCGCGTCCACCAACGGCGAGTTCGGGCTCTACCGCTGGGAGATGGGACCGGACCCCTCCGGCCCGAGCGAGCACTTCCACCGGTCGATCTCGGAGTCGTTCTACATCCTGGCCGGATCGGTCCGGATCTTCGACGGCTCCCGCTGGCTCGACACCGAGCCCGGCGACTACGTGCACGTCCCCGAGGGCGGCATCCACGCGTTCCGCAACGAGTCCGGCGAACCGGCCAGCATGTTGCTGCACTTCGCACCCGGCGCTCCGCGGGAGGGCTACTTCGAAGGCCTGCCCGACCTGTCGAAGACCGACCAGGCCGAGCGCGCTGCGTTCTTCCTCCGGCACGACACGTTCTGGGTCTGA
- a CDS encoding riboflavin synthase, with the protein MFTGIVEERGEVVDLVRLGDSARLTVRGPVVTSDARHGDSIAVDGCCLTVVEVEPGEGRFTADVMAESLSRTSLGGLAPGDLVNLERSVPAGGRLGGHIVQGHVDGTGHILSRRPTPRWDLVEIALPPALARYVAEKGSVAVDGVSLTVVEVRDLPEPAFTVALIPTTLDVTTLGARQPGDAVNLEVDVIAKYVERLTVTNADRATDHVAGRSHTQGAHA; encoded by the coding sequence GTGTTCACCGGAATTGTCGAAGAACGCGGCGAGGTCGTCGACCTCGTGCGCCTGGGGGACTCCGCGCGGTTGACCGTGCGCGGGCCCGTGGTGACCAGTGACGCGCGGCACGGCGACTCGATCGCCGTCGACGGCTGCTGCCTCACCGTCGTGGAGGTCGAGCCCGGCGAGGGCCGGTTCACCGCCGACGTGATGGCCGAGTCGTTGTCGCGGACCAGCCTCGGCGGCCTGGCGCCCGGCGACCTGGTCAACCTCGAGCGTTCCGTACCCGCCGGCGGGCGGCTCGGCGGCCACATCGTGCAGGGTCACGTCGACGGCACCGGCCACATCCTGTCCCGCCGGCCCACCCCCCGCTGGGACCTGGTCGAGATCGCCCTGCCGCCGGCACTGGCCCGCTACGTCGCGGAGAAGGGCTCCGTCGCCGTGGACGGGGTGTCCCTCACCGTCGTGGAGGTCCGCGACCTTCCCGAGCCGGCGTTCACCGTCGCACTCATCCCCACCACCCTCGACGTCACCACGCTGGGCGCCCGGCAGCCAGGCGACGCGGTCAACCTCGAGGTCGACGTCATCGCGAAGTACGTCGAACGACTCACCGTCACCAACGCCGACCGGGCCACTGATCACGTAGCCGGGCGGTCGCACACCCAAGGAGCACACGCATGA
- a CDS encoding HAD family phosphatase encodes MTHADTPPSSPSRIPPSRTPLEAVVFDVGGVLLDWNPRYLYRTLLTDEDEVERFLAQVCTPEWNAAQDAGRTWAEGVAELTARFPEHGALIRAYDERWAEMVAGTLEETVAVLDTLRAAGVPTYALTNFSAEKWTVACEKWPFLADLDGAVVSGVERVSKPDPAIYRLLLDRHGLTADTTFYTDDVPVNVHAARSVGLRAEVFVDGETMRGQLKAAGLPV; translated from the coding sequence GTGACGCACGCAGACACCCCACCCTCCTCGCCGTCCCGCATCCCGCCGTCCCGGACACCGCTGGAGGCAGTCGTGTTCGACGTGGGCGGGGTCCTGCTGGACTGGAACCCGCGCTACCTCTACCGCACGCTGCTGACTGACGAGGACGAGGTCGAGAGGTTCCTCGCGCAGGTGTGCACCCCGGAGTGGAACGCCGCGCAGGACGCCGGCCGGACCTGGGCCGAGGGTGTGGCCGAACTGACCGCCCGGTTCCCCGAGCACGGCGCCCTGATCCGGGCCTACGACGAACGCTGGGCGGAGATGGTCGCCGGCACGTTGGAGGAGACCGTCGCGGTGCTGGACACCCTGCGGGCGGCCGGCGTCCCGACGTACGCGCTGACGAACTTCTCCGCCGAGAAGTGGACGGTCGCCTGCGAGAAGTGGCCGTTCCTCGCCGACCTGGATGGTGCGGTCGTGTCCGGTGTGGAGCGGGTGTCCAAGCCGGACCCCGCGATCTACCGGCTGCTCCTGGACCGGCACGGCCTGACCGCGGACACGACGTTCTACACCGACGACGTGCCGGTCAACGTGCACGCCGCCCGCTCGGTGGGGCTGCGTGCGGAGGTGTTCGTGGACGGGGAGACGATGCGCGGCCAGCTGAAGGCGGCCGGCCTGCCGGTGTGA
- a CDS encoding NUDIX hydrolase — protein sequence MRWTVHGEREIYSSDWVRLTLADVEVPGLRRFDHHVLRMPRPAAGVVVHDPGRGLLLLYRHRFITDTWGWEIPAGGVDAGESPAQAAEREVLEETGWRPGPLRELAAYHPSNGIADQRFHLFLADGATRVGAPSDPSEAERVEWVPVPEVRRIVRDGRMRDGLSFTAVLYALAFDALG from the coding sequence ATGCGATGGACCGTGCACGGCGAGCGCGAGATCTACTCCAGCGACTGGGTGCGGCTCACCCTGGCCGACGTGGAGGTGCCCGGACTGCGCCGGTTCGACCACCACGTCCTGCGGATGCCGCGCCCAGCCGCCGGCGTGGTGGTCCACGACCCCGGGCGAGGCCTGCTGCTGCTGTACCGGCACCGGTTCATCACCGACACCTGGGGCTGGGAGATTCCGGCAGGCGGCGTCGACGCGGGCGAGAGCCCGGCGCAGGCCGCCGAGCGGGAGGTCCTGGAGGAGACCGGCTGGCGGCCCGGCCCGTTGCGCGAGCTGGCGGCGTACCACCCGAGCAACGGGATCGCCGACCAGCGGTTCCATCTCTTCCTCGCCGACGGGGCGACCCGGGTGGGAGCGCCCAGTGACCCCAGCGAGGCGGAGCGGGTCGAGTGGGTGCCGGTGCCGGAGGTACGCCGGATCGTGCGCGACGGGCGGATGCGGGACGGACTGTCCTTCACCGCGGTGCTGTACGCGCTGGCGTTCGACGCGCTCGGCTGA
- the metK gene encoding methionine adenosyltransferase: protein MSRRLFTSESVTEGHPDKIADQISDSVLDALLAEDPGSRVAVETLLTTGLVVVAGEVTTSAYADIASLVRERILDIGYDSSAKGFDGASCGVTVSIGSQSPDIAQGVDTAYEGRADGSVDPIDLQGAGDQGMMFGFACDETPELMPLPITLAHRLSKRLTDVRKDGTLPYLRPDGKTQVTIEYDGDRPTRIDTIVLSTQHAANIDLENMLTPDIRQHVIEPIIGELDIETAGYRLFVNPTGRFELGGPMGDAGLTGRKIIVDTYGGYARHGGGAFSGKDPTKVDRSAAYAMRWVAKNIVAAGLAKRCECQVAYAIGKAQPVGFYVDCSGTEAAPIDVIEKAVQQVFDLRPAAIIRDLDLRRPIYVQTAAYGHFGRELPDFTWERTDRAEELRSAAGLQ from the coding sequence GTGTCCCGACGACTGTTCACATCCGAGTCGGTTACCGAGGGCCACCCGGACAAGATCGCCGACCAGATCAGCGACTCGGTGCTCGACGCACTCCTCGCCGAGGATCCCGGCAGCCGGGTCGCAGTGGAGACGCTGTTGACGACCGGGCTGGTCGTGGTGGCCGGTGAGGTCACCACGAGTGCCTACGCCGACATCGCCTCGCTGGTCCGCGAACGCATCCTCGACATCGGCTACGACTCCTCGGCCAAGGGTTTCGACGGCGCTTCGTGTGGTGTCACGGTCTCCATCGGCTCCCAGTCGCCCGACATCGCCCAGGGGGTGGACACCGCCTACGAGGGCCGCGCCGACGGCTCGGTCGACCCGATCGACCTTCAGGGCGCCGGCGACCAGGGAATGATGTTCGGCTTCGCCTGCGACGAGACTCCCGAGCTGATGCCGCTGCCGATCACGCTCGCGCACCGGCTGTCCAAGCGCCTCACCGACGTCCGCAAGGACGGGACGCTGCCCTACCTCCGTCCCGACGGCAAGACGCAGGTGACGATCGAGTACGACGGCGACCGGCCCACCCGGATCGACACGATCGTGCTGTCGACGCAGCACGCCGCCAACATCGACCTCGAGAACATGCTGACCCCGGACATCCGCCAGCACGTGATCGAGCCGATCATCGGCGAGCTCGACATCGAGACCGCCGGCTACCGGCTCTTCGTCAACCCGACCGGCCGGTTCGAGCTGGGCGGGCCGATGGGCGACGCGGGCCTGACCGGCCGGAAGATCATCGTCGACACCTACGGCGGGTACGCCCGGCACGGTGGCGGCGCCTTCAGCGGCAAGGACCCGACAAAGGTCGACCGGTCCGCGGCCTACGCCATGCGCTGGGTGGCGAAGAACATCGTCGCCGCGGGGCTGGCGAAGAGGTGTGAGTGCCAGGTCGCCTACGCCATCGGCAAGGCGCAGCCGGTCGGTTTCTACGTCGACTGCTCCGGCACCGAGGCCGCACCGATCGACGTGATCGAGAAGGCCGTGCAGCAGGTGTTCGACCTGCGCCCGGCGGCGATCATCCGCGACCTCGACCTGCGCCGGCCGATCTACGTCCAGACCGCCGCCTACGGTCACTTCGGCCGGGAGCTGCCCGATTTCACGTGGGAGCGGACCGACCGCGCCGAGGAGCTGCGCAGCGCCGCCGGCCTGCAGTGA
- the def gene encoding peptide deformylase, with amino-acid sequence MAVQPIRLFGDPVLRTPAEPVRDFDKELRKLVADLTETMLDAPGSGLAAPQIGVGLRVFTYHVDDVIGHLINPQLDLSEEEQFGPEGCLSIPGFTFDCRRALRVVAKGYDMHGEPVTVEGSDLLARCVQHETDHLDGVLFVDRLDREARKAALRAIREAEWAGQTPPAVRVSPHPTLGRAL; translated from the coding sequence GTGGCTGTCCAGCCCATTCGACTGTTCGGTGACCCGGTGCTGCGGACCCCGGCCGAGCCCGTGCGCGACTTCGACAAGGAGTTGCGCAAGCTCGTCGCGGACCTCACCGAGACCATGCTCGACGCGCCCGGCAGCGGCCTGGCCGCACCCCAGATCGGCGTCGGGTTGCGGGTCTTCACCTACCACGTCGACGACGTCATCGGTCACCTGATCAACCCCCAGCTCGACCTGTCGGAAGAGGAGCAGTTCGGGCCGGAGGGGTGCCTGTCGATCCCCGGGTTCACCTTCGACTGCCGGCGCGCGCTGCGGGTCGTGGCCAAGGGCTACGACATGCACGGTGAGCCGGTGACCGTCGAGGGATCGGACCTGCTCGCGCGGTGCGTCCAGCACGAGACCGACCACCTGGACGGCGTGTTGTTCGTCGACCGGCTCGACCGGGAGGCACGCAAGGCGGCCCTGCGGGCGATCCGCGAGGCGGAGTGGGCCGGCCAGACGCCACCCGCCGTTCGGGTGTCGCCGCATCCCACCCTGGGCCGGGCGCTGTAG